The candidate division WOR-3 bacterium DNA window ACTCTCTTTCATTTTGTGAAAAAAAACCGTACATCTCTATGTTCTCCCTGCCCTGCGAGGCCGAGAAGCACAGTTTTGTCCACAAAAAGGCTTCCGATCCCTCTTCCGGAAGGCTTTCAAATGAAGTGACTGAGGTAAGGACTTTGTATCCGATGCCCTGTATTTCAAGAACAGCGAAAGCAGGAGTCTTTTTTAGGAGCTTCCCCTTTAAAAATTCAATCACTGCAAAAAGACCTCTTGTTTATGTGAGTCAAAGCGATTGCTATGGCGTCGAATACGTCAAAAGCATATTCGTCTATTTCGCCTAAAATGCTTTTCACCATGTACTTGACCTGTTCTTTTCCGGCGTTTCCGTTTCCAGTGAGCGATTTTTTTATCTCCCGAGGGCTGTATTCGAAAACGCTTATTTTCTTCTCAGCAAAAAGCTCGAATATCACTCCCCTCGCGTGTGACATCATCATGGACGAACGAAAATTTTTTGACAGGAAAACAGTTTCGCACGCGGCTTCAGTGACTTTCGATCCGTCAATTACAGTTGACAAACC harbors:
- the ruvC gene encoding crossover junction endodeoxyribonuclease RuvC, whose translation is MIVMGIDPGLTVTGYGLVFSDGNRLGLENCGMIRTKPDDSLGNRLRLIREGLSTVIDGSKVTEAACETVFLSKNFRSSMMMSHARGVIFELFAEKKISVFEYSPREIKKSLTGNGNAGKEQVKYMVKSILGEIDEYAFDVFDAIAIALTHINKRSFCSD